A single genomic interval of Camelina sativa cultivar DH55 chromosome 11, Cs, whole genome shotgun sequence harbors:
- the LOC104727550 gene encoding uncharacterized protein LOC104727550, with protein MSEKVDMQRLENEFEERKKESGKKEVSLPCETNSAFKKRKSSFSPIERAFGIAARDQLDQEIARMLYTGGVAFNLARNPHYHRSYQFAAATNIDGYVPPGYNKLRTTLLQKERNHVESLLVPLKSTWNEKGVSIVSDGWSDPTRKPLINFISVSGNAPLFMKAVDCAREVKDKFFISNLMKEVINEVGHQKIVQIITDNAANCKAAGEIIECTYPHIYWAPCVVHTRNLALKNICAARNVESNSETYDACNWITNVHGDALAIKHFIMNHNMILAIFSKFSPLKLLAVADTRFASIVVMLKRLKLIKTGLQSMVISEQWSTYRDDDIGKANFEANFVKEKLLDDDWWDKVTYIIDFTRPIYDMIRSCDTNKPCLHLVYEMWDSMIEKVKAEIYKKEGLQGSEYSLFFDVVYDILVARWAKNNTPLHCLAHSLNPRFYSEAWLLGDETRISPHKMLKSQLKG; from the exons ATGAGTGAAAAGGTTGACATGCAAAGGCTGGAAAACGAGTTTGAGGAGAGGAAAAAAGAGTCTGGAAAAAAAGAAGTGTCTTTGCCTTGTGAGACGAATTCTgctttcaagaagaggaagtctAGTTTTTCACCTATTGAAAGAGCATTTGGAATTGCAGCCAGAGACCAGTTGGATCAAGAAATCGCCAGAATGTTGTACACCGGAGGTGTGGCTTTTAATCTAGCAAGGAATCCACATTATCATAGGTCATATCAGTTTGCTGCTGCCACTAACATTGATGGTTATGTGCCTCCTGGTTATAACAAGTTGAGGACGACTTTGctacagaaagaaagaaaccatgTTGAGAGTTTATTAGTACCGCTTAAGTCAACATGGAATGAAAAAGGGGTGTCCATTGTGTCAGATGGTTGGAGTGATCCTACAAGAAAGCcacttattaattttattagtgTTTCAGGAAATGCTCCTCTGTTTATGAAAGCTGTGGATTGTGCTAGGGAAGTGAAAGATAAGTTCTTCATCTCTAATTTGATGAAAGAAGTTATAAATGAAGTGGGTCATCAAAAAATTGTGCAAATCATCACTGACAATGCAGCAAACTGTAAGGCGGCTGGAGAGATTATTGAGTGTACTTATCCTCACATTTATTGGGCACCTTGTGTGGTACACACTCGTAATCTTGCTTTAAAGAATATCTGTGCGGCAAGGAATGTGGAATCAAATTCTGAAACATATGATGCATGCAATTGGATAACAAATGTTCATGGGGATGCTCTTGCAATCAAACATTTTATCATGAACCACAACATGATACTAGCAATATTCAGTAAGTTCTCTCCTCTTAAGTTACTTGCAGTGGCTGATACTCGTTTCGCTTCCATTGTTGTGATGCTTAAGAGATTGAAGCTTATCAAAACTGGCCTCCAGTCCATGGTTATAAGTGAGCAGTGGTCTACTTATAGAGATGATGACATAGGAAAAGCGAACTTTGAAGCGAACTTTGTTAAGGAGAAACTTTTGGATGATGACTGGTGGGACAAAGTCACTTATATTATTGATTTCACTAGGCCAATCTATGATATGATTAGATCTTGTGATACCAATAAACCATGCCTTCACTTGGTATATGAGATGTGGGATTCCATGATTGAGAAGGTGAAAGCTGAGATATACAAGAAAGAAGGACTTCAAGGATCTGAATATAGTCTcttttttgatgttgtttatgATATCTTGGTGGCTCGTTGGGCAAAGAATAACACTCCTCTACATTGTTTAGCTCACTCTCTAAATCCAAG ATTTTATAGTGAAGCTTGGCTACTTGGAGATGAAACCAGAATTAGTCCTCATAAGATGCTGAAATCTCAACTGAAAGGATGA
- the LOC104721158 gene encoding probable disease resistance protein RPP1, which produces MDSSFSVLMFCAAAIGFFMILGTLLFMVYKKFRSSSQNNKTVPSSSPPLSPPPSVPHHCCYHVFPSFHGSDVRRSFLSHVLLEFRRKGIDLFIDNDIERSKSIGPEVIDAIRRSKIALVMLSRNYASSSWCLDELVEIMKCREELGQLVVTVFYEVDPTDVKKQTGDFGKLFKKTCKGKTKERGEIWRRALAQVATIAGFHSRSWNNEASMIENLTTRISNVLNDSAPSRDFDGLVGMGAHMEKMESILCLDSDEARMIGILGPSGIGKTTIARYLYNKHSHQFQLSVFMTDIKSVYPRLCYDEYSAKLQLQNQMLSQLLNHKEDINICHLGVLPDRLKDKKVLVVLDGVDRLEQLDALAKKTRWYGPGSLIIITTQDPRLLKAHGINQIYKTDFPAPDEALQIFCMHAFGQKSPKYGFMKLSKEATELAGVLPLRLKLMGRSLRGRSRKAWTEALPRLCARVDREIRNLTATDISNNSQGQVEMEAHVEKTEPILCMDSDEENMVEAIVSDTEIRLNNSAIVSEIEIRLNNSPSLSDLENIVGMEAHMEKIEPMLCMDSDEVRIIGIVGPSGIGKTTIAHFLYQQLSHQFQWSTIMANIQGFNGNTYHNEHNAKLHLQKQLLSQLSNQNYTDEIFPLGVAQEMLKDKKVFIVLDDVDSSGQLDALAKETHGFGIGSRIIITTRNERLLKEYGIDHIYKVDFPSPDDALQIFCMYTFGQKSPCDGFVELAQEVTTLSGEHPLGLQLMGTYLQGMSKKEWINELPTFRSNLDGGIMSIVKLTYDSLCGEDKESFHNQIACISNGDCNVTVEEYLAKSFSEVGQEVIIINQDIKDLYTNDSALEGFDGLLRRECCPVTRWPSKWYPESLYELYIPHSKFEKLWEGIRPLGKLRLMDLSSSKNLKKLPDLSTAFNLKRLDLSCCSSIVELPYSIGDATGLLVLTLEYCTSLVGLPSSIGNITNLKELYLTGCSSLVELPSSIGNAINLQELYLRCCSSLVKLPSSVGSAINLQKLNLEYCSSLVKLPSSIGDAINLKELYLAGCSSLVELPASIGNATNLQQLNLEYCSRLVRLPSSIGNAINLKELYLTGCSSLVELPPSIGNATSLEILDVSNCSGLVDLPYSIGNFNNLHYLDISNCSCLVSLPNSIGSATNLWELDLSNCSSLVELPSSIGNVSGLRKVDLSNCSNLVELPSSIGNATNLEYLYLSNCSSLRKLPSSIGYATSLQCLYLSNCSNLMEVPYSIGNAINLRILDLSWCTSLVKLPASILNSTSLWQLDLDNCSNLLEVPNGVRLKKLVLSW; this is translated from the exons ATGGATTCTTCTTTTTCCGTCCTTATGTTCTGTGCTGCTGCGATCGGATTCTTCATGATTTTGGGCACGCTCTTATTTATGGTTTATAAAAAATTCAGATCCAgttcacaaaacaacaaaacagtgCCTTCTTCATCACCTCCTTTATCGCCGCCTCCTTCTGTGCCTCATCATTGTTGTTACCATGTCTTTCCGAGCTTTCACGGGTCAGATGTCCGGAGATCCTTTCTCAGTCACGTTCTGTTGGAGTTCAGGAGAAAAGGAATCGACCTATTCATTGATAACGACATTGAGCGGAGCAAGTCGATCGGTCCTGAGGTTATTGATGCCATTAGACGATCGAAAATAGCGCTTGTCATGCTCTCAAGGAACTACGCTTCCTCGTCCTGGTGCCTCGACGAGTTGGTGGAAATAATGAAGTGCCGCGAAGAGTTGGGTCAATTAGTGGTGACCGTGTTCTATGAAGTGGATCCAACTGATGTAAAGAAGCAGACCGGAGATTTTggaaaactctttaaaaaaacatGCAAGGGTAAAACAAAGGAGCGCGGTGAGATATGGAGACGAGCTTTGGCGCAAGTGGCCACAATCGCCGGTTTCCATTCACGCAGTTG gAATAATGAAGCGTCTATGATCGAAAATTTAACCACTAGAATTTCAAACGTGCTGAATGATTCCGCTCCATCAAGGGATTTCGACGGTCTAGTTGGGATGGGAGCTCATATGGAAAAGATGGAATCGATTTTATGCCTAGACTCAGATGAAGCGAGGATGATAGGAATTTTGGGTCCTTCTGGGATTGGTAAGACCACCATCGCCAGATACTTATATAACAAACACTCTCATCAGTTCCAACTTAGTGTCTTCATGACTGATATCAAATCTGTTTACCCAAGACTTTGTTACGATGAGTACAGTGCGAAATTGCAGTTACAGAACCAAATGTTGTCTCAGCTATTGAACCACAAGGAGGATATCAATATTTGTCATTTAGGAGTTTTACCAGATAGGTTGAAAGACAAAAAAGTGTTAGTCGTTCTTGATGGTGTGGATCGCTTAGAACAACTAGATGCCCTGGCGAAAAAAACTCGGTGGTATGGTCCTGGAAGTCTGATCATCATCACAACACAAGATCCAAGACTTTTAAAGGCACACGGGATCAACCAAATTTACAAGACGGATTTTCCAGCACCTGATGAAGCTCTTCAAATCTTCTGCATGCATGCTTTTGGTCAAAAGTCCCCAAAGTATGGTTTTATGAAGCTTTCTAAGGAAGCCACAGAACTTGCTGGTGTACTCCCTTTAAGGCTAAAATTAATGGGGAGGTCTCTTCGGGGAAGGTCCAGGAAAGCGTGGACAGAGGCCTTACCAAGGTTATGTGCTAGGGTTGACAGAGAAATAAGAAACCTTACAGCCACTGATATTTCGAACAATTCCCAAGGCCAAGTTGAGATGGAAGCTCATGTGGAAAAGACGGAACCGATTTTATGCATGGACTCGGATGAGGAAAACATGGTTGAAGCAATCGTCAGTGATACTGAAATTAGGTTGAACAATTCTGCAATCGTCAGTGAAATTGAGATTAGGTTGAACAATTCTCCGTCGTTAAGTGATCTCGAAAACATAGTTGGGATGGAAGCTCACATGGAAAAGATAGAACCAATGTTATGCATGGACTCAGATGAAGTGAGGATCATAGGAATTGTGGGTCCTTCTGGGATTGGTAAGACCACCATTGCCCATTTTCTATACCAACAACTCTCTCATCAATTCCAATGGAGTACAATCATGGCTAATATTCAAGGATTCAATGGAAATACTTACCACAATGAGCACAATGCGAAATTGCACTTACAGAAGCAATTGTTGTCTCAACTAAGCAACCAAAATTATACTGATGAGATTTTTCCTTTGGGAGTTGCACAAGAAATgttgaaagacaagaaagtgTTTATCGTCCTCGATGACGTGGATAGTTCAGGACAGTTAGATGCCTTGGCCAAGGAAACACATGGGTTTGGTATTGGAAGTCGGATTATCATCACAACACGAAATGAAAGACTTTTAAAGGAATACGGGATCGACCATATTTACAAGGTGGATTTTCCATCGCCTGATGATGCTCTTCAAATCTTCTGCATGTATACTTTTGGTCAAAAGTCTCCATGTGATGGTTTTGTGGAGCTTGCTCAGGAAGTTACAACACTTTCAGGAGAACACCCTTTGGGGTTACAGCTAATGGGCACCTATCTTCAGGGAATGTCCAAGAAGGAGTGGATAAATGAATTACCAACGTTTAGGTCTAACCTTGACGGTGGTATAATGAGCATTGTAAAGCTTACTTATGATTCCTTATGTGGTGAAGATAAAGAATCATTCCATAATCAGATCGCCTGTATTTCTAACGGTGATTGTAACGTGACGGTGGAAGAGTATCTTGCAAAGAGTTTCTCAGAAGTGGGGCAAGAGGTTATCATCATAAACCAAGATATTAAG GATTTATATACAAATGATAGTGCTCTCGAAGGATTTGATGGATTACTACGCCGGGAATGCTGTCCAGTGACACGTTGGCCTTCCAAGTGGTATCCAGAGTCTCTTTACGAACTATACATTCCCCACAGCAAGTTTGAGAAATTGTGGGAAGGAATTCGA CCCCTTGGAAAGCTTAGGTTGATGGATTTGTCATCCTCCAAAAACCTGAAAAAGCTTCCTGATCTCTCAACCGCTTTCAATCTCAAGAGATTGGATCTCAGCTGTTGCTCAAGCATAGTCGAATTACCTTACTCTATTGGTGACGCTACAGGTCTCCTAGTATTGACTCTCGAATATTGCACAAGCTTGGTTGGCCTCCCTTCCTCCATTGGAAATATCACTAATCTCAAAGAGTTATATCTTACTGGATGTTCAAGTCTGGTGGAGCTCCCCTCCTCTATTGGAAATGCCATTAATCTCCAAGAATTGTATCTTAGATGTTGCTCAAGTTTGGTGAAGCTCCCTTCCTCTGTTGGAAGTGCCATCAATCTCCAGAAACTGAATCTCGAGTATTGTTCAAGTTTGGTGAAGCTCCCATCCTCGATTGGCGATGCCATAAACCTCAAGGAATTATATCTCGCTGGATGCTCAAGTTTGGTGGAGCTCCCGGCATCTATTGGGAATGCCACTAATCTCCAGCAATTAAACCTTGAATACTGTTCAAGGTTGGTGAGGCTCCCTTCTTCGATTGGAAATGCCATAAATCTCAAAGAATTATATCTCACTGGATGCTCAAGTTTGGTGGAGCTCCCTCCATCTATTGGGAATGCCACTAGTCTTGAGATATTGGATGTCAGTAATTGCTCAGGTTTGGTAGATCTCCCGTACTCTATCGGAAATTTCAATAACCTCCATTATTTGGATATCAGTAATTGCTCATGTCTCGTGTCCCTCCCCAACTCGATCGGAAGTGCCACTAATCTTTGGGAATTAGATCTTAGTAATTGCTCAAGTCTTGTGGAACTTCCTTCTTCTATTGGGAATGTCAGTGGTCTAAGGAAAGTGGATCTCAGTAACTGCTCAAATCTGGTGGAGCTTCCCTCCTCCATTGGAAACGCCACTAACCTTGAGTATTTGTATCTTAGTAATTGCTCAAGTCTACGGAAGCTCCCTTCTTCCATCGGGTATGCCACTAGTCTACAGTGTCTGTATCTCAGTAATTGCTCAAATCTGATGGAGGTTCCCTATTCGATTGGGAATGCCATTAATCTTAGAATATTGGATCTTAGTTGGTGCACGAGTCTCGTGAAGCTCCCTGCCTCCATTTTGAATTCCACCAGTCTCTGGCAATTGGATCTAGATAATTGTTCAAATCTGTTGGAAGTTCCTAATGGCGTTCGTCTCAAGAAATTGGTTCTTAGTTGGTGA
- the LOC104721160 gene encoding disease resistance protein RRS1-like yields the protein MMDDVNKATHVVYINCAYTLHYSFASHLSMEFHRKGINSFVDCNGVLDVIEGASSSVVVFSKNCLSSTSCLDKLVRVHQCWRKNGQLVVPVFYDVSPSDVVVPPQHKSADRRMEWSSALRELRELPGHQSREECTECELVEEIVKDVYEKLYPTESVGIDAKLLEIELLLRKQTWGIRSIGIWGMPGIGKTTLAKALFDQISEGYEASCFIKHFDRELLEKGIHRLFRERFGKIPKELPSVGSSITTPSLPRDKLSKKRTLLVLDDVHNPFAAESFLRGFHWFSPGSLIIITSRDKLTFRLCQISHVYEVQSLNDHEALQLFSQSAFGKDIRGQNLLDLSKEVIDYANGNPLALRFYGRELKGKKLSEMQTTFLKLKLRTPYKIHDLFNSSYETLNKNQKNIFLDIACFFKGDNVDYVMQLLEGCGFFPHVGIDVLVEKCLVTIAQKRVKMHSLIQDFGREIINGETVQIERRRRLWEPWTIKFLLEDDELKTNEDQKATYTRALGTENIEGIFMDTSNLNFDVKPGAFENMVNLRILKIYCPRYAKRYGLRLPKGLESLPYELRLLHWENYPLKSLPQEFDPCHLIELNMPYSQLHKLWEGTKNLEKLKMVRLCHSRQLTEIDDICKAQNVELIDLQGCTKLQSFPAMCQLQHLRVVNLSGCREIKSFPEVSPNIEELHLQGTGIRELPISLVTLSQQAKLNRELSNLLTEYSGVSDALNVERVTSLIKNNSSNQHLNKLVCLNMKDCSHLGSLPHMVDLESLKVLNMSGCSGLEHIQGFPRNLKELYLAGTAIKELPPLPQSLEVLNAHGCVLLKSIPSGFKRLPNYCAFSNCFSLSAEVVSEYLKNALAYVGYTAREYQQEPNKSLPFSLSVSSPAKDNSTFHLQPGYSVLIRMSPSWRSTLVAFAILVEAAFLDDYQKATAFGFKCVCRWKDKEGLSRRIEKTFHCWTLGGGVQKFQKEHMFVFCDLNFHPSTSTGKDPDILADLIVLEIFPVNTLMELIDESCTVTRCGVYVITSAYGDASLTTNLQPVLSLDCPKMLSDDEVEEALKGLEEKDRFLFLYIACLVNDEEANFVAPRIASIGLGISSGFKVLADNSLICISTDGVIKQSYLRETMGREIVRRQCMQPDILKSKHTPSIHSGELGGIEDHVAGMISLSSSKSVEVKTVGIWGPSREGEAIYSSMVEPVEPPHGFREQGKDNYMMWQKLFEIGTKYLPIKPIGRGSADNVVCSAINRVTTKKVAIKKIPNVFKKRIHAVNTLKEMNFLRHVRHDNIIALNDVMLSGQRTNFKDVYMVYELMDTDLHQIIKSSQSLSDDYCKYFLFQLLRGLEYLHSVKILHCDLKPGNILVNANCNLKISDFGLARNICNDQFKTEYLAPELLLGCGNYGTSIDIWSVGCIFAELLGRKPIFPGTAQNQLNLIINILGSQHESDLQFINNPKTRESINSLKFSRGTHFSNLYPEANPLAIDLLQRMLVFDPTKRITVIEALLHPYMAELFNSKPNPPARAPNTLDIDENMEEHTLREMLWNEMLYYHPEATASQKPSKFLMSS from the exons ATGATGGACGATGTCAACAAGGCTACACACGTGGTCTACATCAACTGTGCATATACATTACATTATTCCTTCGCTAGCCACCTCTCCATGGAATTCCACCGGAAAGGCATTAATTCATTTGTAGATTGCAATGGGGTTCTGGATGTGATAGAGGGAGCTAGCTCTTCTGTGGTGGTTTTCTCTAAGAACTGCTTGTCCTCCACCTCATGCCTGGACAAGCTCGTCAGGGTACATCAGTGCTGGAGGAAAAATGGTCAGCTGGTGGTTCCAGTGTTCTATGACGTTAGTCCATCAGATGTTGTCGTGCCACCACAGCACAAGTCAGCTGATCGGAGAATGGAATGGAGTAGCGCCCTCCGAGAGCTGAGAGAATTACCTGGCCACCAGTCTAG GGAGGAATGCACTGAGTGCGAACTTGTGGAAGAGATTGTCAAAGATGTGTATGAAAAACTATATCCCACGGAAAGTGTTGGTATTGACGCGAAGTTGTTGGAGATAGAACTCTTGCTTCGCAAGCAAACATGGGGTATCCGTAGCATAGGAATTTGGGGTATGCCTGGCATAGGCAAGACTACACTTGCTAAAGCACTTTTTGACCAAATCTCTGAGGGGTATGAAGCTTCTTGTTTCATTAAACATTTTGACAGGGAACTTCTTGAGAAGGGGATTCACCGACTGTTCAGGGAACGTTTTGGGAAAATTCCGAAGGAATTGCCTAGTGTAGGCAGTAGCATTACGACTCCTAGCCTCCCGAGGGACAAGTTAAGCAAAAAGAGaactcttcttgttcttgatgatgtgcACAATCCTTTCGCTGCCGAGTCTTTTCTCCGAGGGTTTCATTGGTTTAGTCCAGGAAGCCTAATCATAATAACCTCCAGAGATAAATTAACTTTTCGCCTTTGTCAGATTAGTCATGTGTACGAGGTTCAGAGCTTAAATGACCACGAAGCTCTGCAGCTATTCTCTCAGAGTGCATTTGGAAAAGATATAAGAGGACAAAATCTCCTGGATCTATCAAAAGAAGTGATTGACTATGCTAATGGAAATCCATTAGCTCTCAGATTTTACGGCAGAGAGCTTAAGGGAAAGAAACTGTCGGAAATGCAGACGACATTCCTCAAGCTCAAGCTGCGTACTCCTTATAAGATTCATGATTTATTCAATAGCAGCTACGAAACGCTTAATAAGAACCAGAAGAACATATTTCTGGACATTGCTTGTTTTTTCAAGGGCGATAATGTTGACTATGTGATGCAACTGCTTGAGGGGTGTGGTTTTTTTCCACATGTTGGGATTGATGTTCTTGTGGAGAAGTGTCTGGTGACTATTGCACAAAAAAGAGTGAAAATGCATAGTCTAATCCAGGACTTTGGCCGAGAAATAATCAATGGAGAAACAGTACAGATAGAGAGGCGTCGCAGACTGTGGGAGCCTTGGACCATCAAATTTCTACTTGAAGATGACGAACTCAAAACAAATGAAGATCAAAAAGCAACCTATACACGTGCTCTG GGCACTGAAAACATCGAGGGCATATTTATGGACACATCAAACTTAAACTTTGATGTGAAGCCTGGTGCTTTTGAGAATATGGTTAACCTTAGAATCCTGAAGATTTATTGTCCTAGGTATGCAAAGCGTTATGGACTCCGCCTTCCAAAAGGACTTGAGTCTCTGCCTTATGAACTAAGACTCCTCCACTGGGAGAACTATCCTCTAAAATCCTTGCCACAAGAGTTTGACCCATGCCACCTCATTGAGCTCAATATGCCTTATAGTCAGCTTCACAAACTTTGGGAAGGAACCAAG AACCTCGAGAAGCTGAAGATGGTCAGGCTTTGTCATTCCCGGCAGCTAACTGAAATTGACGATATTTGTAAAGCTCAAAATGTCGAGTTAATTGATCTCCAAGGCTGCACAAAATTGCAGAGTTTTCCAGCCATGTGTCAATTACAACATCTCCGAGTTGTAAACCTCTCAGGTTGCAGAGAGATCAAAAGTTTCCCAGAGGTTTCACCAAATATTGAGGAACTACATCTCCAAGGAACTGGAATAAGAGAATTACCAATTTCCTTGGTAACCCTCTCCCAACAAGCTAAGTTGAACCGAGAGCTGTCCAATCTTCTAACAGAATACTCAGGTGTTTCAGATGCTTTGAACGTTGAGCGAGTAACAAGCCTGATCAAAAACAACTCATCTAATCAGCATCTTAATAAACTTGTTTGCCTGAATATGAAAGATTGTTCTCATTTGGGGAGTCTGCCTCACATGGTTGATTTAGAGTCTCTTAAAGTTCTTAATATGTCTGGATGCTCAGGGCTCGAGCATATTCAGGGTTTCCCACGAAACCTGAAAGAGTTATATCTTGCTGGCACTGCCATAAAAGAACTTCCACCGCTTCCACAAAGTCTAGAAGTCTTGAATGCACATGGCTGTGTCTTACTCAAATCAATTCCCTCTGGTTTCAAGCGGCTTCCTAATTATTGCGCATTCAGCAATTGCTTTTCTCTTTCTGCTGAAGTGGTCAGCGAATATTTAAAGAACGCTCTGGCTTATGTAGGATACACGGCAAGAGAGTATCAGCAG GAACCCAACAAATCTCTGCCTTTCAGCCTCAGTGTTTCTTCACCTGCGAAAGACAATTCCACATTTCATCTGCAACCTGGATACTCTGTGTTGATACGAATGAGTCCTTCTTGGAGAAGCACGCTAGTTGCCTTTGCTATATTAGTCGAAGCTGCTTTTTTGGATGATTACCAAAAAGCTACTGCTTTTGGCTTTAAGTGTGTTTGCAGGTGGAAAGACAAAGAAGGCCTCTCTCGTAGGATAGAAAAAACTTTTCATTGTTGGACCTTAGGGGGAGGTGTTCAGAAGTTTCAAAAGGAACACATGTTTGTCTTCTGTGATCTCAATTTCCATCCGAGTACCAGTACAGGAAAGGACCCTGATATATTGGCTGATCTTATCGTACTTGAAATTTTTCCTGTCAACACGCTTATGGAGCTTATAGATGAGAGTTGTACAGTGACGAGATGTGGAGTATATGTAATAACTTCTGCATATGGAGATGCAAGTCTTACCACGAATTTACAACCGGTGTTGTCCTTGGATTGCCCAAAGATGCTTtctgatgatgaagttgaagaagcaTTGAAGGGCTTAGAAGAGAAAgatagatttttgtttctttacatcGCATGTTTGGTCAATGACGAGGAAGCTAATTTTGTTGCTCCCCGTATTGCTAGCATTGGTTTGGGAATTAGTTCTGGGTTCAAGGTCTTAGCCGATAACTCTCTCATATGTATATCTACTGATGGTGTTATAAAGCAAAGTTATTTGCGAGAAACAATGGGTAGGGAGATCGTCCGTAGACAATGCATGCAGCCTGATATCTTGAAATCAAAGCATACACCATCAATACATTCTGGAGAGTTGGGTGGCATAGAAGATCATGTGGCAGGCATGATTTCTTTGTCAAGTTCGAAATCTGTAGAAGTGAAGACGGTTGGGATCTGGGGACCATCAAGAGAAG GGGAAGCAATATATTCAAGTATGGTTGAACCAGTGGAGCCTCCACATGGGTTTAGAGAACAAGGGAAGGATAACTACATGATGTGGCAAAAATTGTTTGAGATTGGCACCAAGTATCTTCCAATTAAGCCCATTGGGAGAGGGTCTGCTGACAATGTGGTTTGCTCTGCCATCAACAGAGTGACAACTAAGAAAGTTGCCATTAAGAAGATCCCTAATGTGTTTAAGAAACGAATCCATGCTGTGAACACATTGAAGGAAATGAACTTTCTCAGGCACGTGAGGCACGATAACATTATCGCACTCAATGATGTTATGTTGTCTGGTCAGAGAACAAATTTTAAAGATGTCTACATGGTTTACGAGCTTATGGATACTGACCTGCATCAGATTATCAAGTCCTCTCAGTCACTCTCCGATGATTACTGCAAGTACTTCTTGTTTCAG TTGCTACGCGGGTTGGAATATCTTCACTCGGTAAAAATCCTTCACTGTGACTTAAAGCCAGGGAACATTCTTGTGAACGCCAACTGTAATCTAAAGATAAGTGATTTTGGGCTTGCAAGAAACATATGTAATGATCAGTTCAAGACAGAGTACCTAGCCCCCGAGCTTCTTCTCGGCTGTGGCAACTACGGAACCTCCATTGATATCTGGTCAGTAGGATGCATATTCGCAGAGCTTCTTGGCAGAAAACCTATCTTCCCTGGAACAGCTCAGAACCAACTAAATCTAATCATCAATATTCTTGGTAGCCAACACGAATCAGATCTCCAGTTCATAAATAACCCGAAAACCAGAGAAAGTATTAACTCTCTCAAGTTCTCGAGAGGTACCCACTTTTCCAATCTCTATCCGGAAGCCAATCCGCTAGCAATAGACTTGCTACAGAGGATGCTTGTGTTCGACCCAACCAAGAGAATAACGGTCATCGAAGCACTCTTACATCCCTACATGGCAGAGCTGTTCAACTCTAAACCCAACCCGCCTGCACGTGCCCCAAATACTCTGGACATAGATGAGAACATGGAAGAACACACACTACGAGAGATGCTGTGGAACGAGATGCTTTATTACCACCCTGAAGCAACTGCATCGCAAAAGCCTTCCAAGTTTCTTATGAGTTCTTGA
- the LOC104721159 gene encoding 60S ribosomal protein L8-3 isoform X1 encodes MGRVIRAQRKGAGSVFKSHTHHRKGPAKFRSLDFGERNGYLKGVVTEIIHDPGRGAPLARVSFRHPFRFKKQKELFVAAEGMYTGQFLYCGKKATLVVGNVLPLRSIPEGAVICNVEHHVGDRGVLARASGDYAIVIAHNPDNDTSRIKLPSGSKKIVPSGCRAMIGQVAGGGRTEKPMLKAGNAYHKYRVKRNCWPKVRGVAMNPVEHPHGGGNHQHIGHASTVRRDAPPGQKVGLIAARRTGRLRGQAAALASKAD; translated from the exons ATGGGTCGTGTCATCAGAGCTCAACGTAAGGGAGCTGGTTCAGTCTTCAAATCCCACACTCACCACCGTAAAGGCCCCGCCAAATTCAGGAGCCTCGATTTCGGCGAGAGAAATGGTTACCTCAAAGGTGTTGTCACCGAGATCATCCACGATCCTGGACGTGGTGCTCCTTTAGCTCGCGTTTCCTTCCGTCATCCTTTCCGTTTCAAGAAACAGAAGGAGCTCTTCGTCGCTGCTGAAGGTATGTATACCGGTCAGTTTCTCTACTGTGGGAAGAAAGCTACTCTAGTCGTTGGAAATGTTCTTCCACTCAGATCTATCCCTGAAGGAGCTGTTATTTGTAACGTTGAGCATCATGTTGGTGATCGTGGTGTTTTGGCTAGAGCTTCTGGTGATTACGCCATTGTTATCGCTCATAATCCTGATAACGACACTAGCAG GATTAAGTTGCCATCGGGATCAAAGAAGATTGTTCCAAGTGGATGCAGGGCCATGATTGGTCAAGTTGCGGGTGGTGGAAGGACAGAGAAGCCAATGCTTAAGGCTGGTAATGCTTACCACAAGTACCGTGTGAAGAGAAACTGCTGGCCTAAGGTTCGTGGTGTGGCTATGAATCCAGTTGAGCATCCTCATGGAGGAGGTAACCATCAACATATTGGTCACGCTAGTACGGTTCGTCGTGATGCACCACCTGGACAAAAGGTTGGTCTTATTGCTGCAAGGAGGACTGGTCGTCTTAGAGGTCAAGCTGCTGCTCTTGCTTCCAAGGCAGACTAA